The proteins below come from a single Vitis vinifera cultivar Pinot Noir 40024 chromosome 9, ASM3070453v1 genomic window:
- the LOC100267836 gene encoding putative disease resistance protein At3g14460: MRNLKELGGELQIKRLSRLEDAGEAEKAELKNKKHLLHLTLEFGPKKRQIVGMKEVAEALQPHPNLKSLGIAWYQVSEWPRWVMESSLPQLKHIYLSCCTECQCLPPLGELPLLESLNIYSLWRVKYVGGEFLGSSSEIAFPRLKHLVFRGMSEWENWEVKEERRKVMPCLLSLEIISSPKLETLPDLLLQRTPPLDLSSRSCDEEKWP, encoded by the coding sequence ATGAGAAACTTAAAGGAGCTTGGAGGAGAGCTTCAAATAAAACGACTGAGCCGTTTGGAAGATGCAGGGGAGGCTGAAAAGGCAGAATTGAAGAATAAGAAACATCTCCTTCATTTGACATTAGAATTCGGACCAAAGAAGAGACAAATAGTGGGGATGAAGGAAGTGGCTGAAGCCTTACAACCTCATCCAAATTTAAAATCCCTCGGCATAGCATGGTATCAAGTCAGCGAATGGCCTAGGTGGGTGATGGAGTCATCATTACCCCAACTAAAACACATTTACCTTTCATGTTGCACAGAATGTCAGTGCTTGCCTCCTCTGGGGGAACTCCCACTTCTCGAGAGCCTGAATATATACTCCTTGTGGCGAGTGAAATACGTGGGTGGTGAGTTCTTGGGATCATCATCAGAAATTGCATTTCCAAGGTTGAAGCATCTGGTTTTTCGAGGCATGTCTGAGTGGGAAAATTGGGAAGTAAAAGAAGAGAGGAGGAAAGTAATGCCATGTCTTCTTTCCTTGGAAATAATTTCAAGTCCAAAGCTTGAGACATTACCGGACCTCCTGCTCCAGAGGACACCACCGTTGGATTTGAGCTCCAGGAGTTGTGATGAAGAGAAGTGGCCCTGA